From Streptomyces sp. NBC_01460, a single genomic window includes:
- a CDS encoding YunG family protein codes for MEPLLLTDIEAAVRSSWGADTTTPAHRPLWDPGNPARDQCGVTALVVNDLLGGDLIRGEVRVDGERVDFHWWNRLGRGVEIDLTREQFGAHEIVSGGVVVERPAEIVRLREEYEVLSARVLERLRARTRAEAA; via the coding sequence ATGGAACCTCTGCTCCTGACCGACATCGAAGCAGCCGTCCGCAGCAGCTGGGGCGCGGACACCACCACGCCCGCGCACCGGCCGCTGTGGGATCCCGGCAACCCGGCCCGGGACCAGTGCGGCGTCACGGCCCTCGTGGTCAACGACCTGCTGGGCGGCGACCTGATCCGGGGCGAGGTGCGGGTCGACGGCGAGCGCGTCGACTTCCACTGGTGGAACCGGCTGGGCAGGGGCGTGGAGATCGACCTCACGCGGGAGCAGTTCGGCGCGCACGAGATCGTGTCCGGGGGCGTGGTCGTCGAGCGCCCGGCGGAGATCGTCCGCCTCCGTGAGGAGTACGAGGTGCTGAGCGCCAGGGTGCTGGAGAGGCTGCGGGCGCGGACACGGGCGGAGGCGGCCTGA
- a CDS encoding MerR family transcriptional regulator: MPPESPSQATGRLDDDDYPAYTMGRAAEMIGATPGFLRAIGEARLIAPLRSEGGHRRYSRYQLRIAARARELVDGGTPIDAACRIVILEDQLEEALRLNEELRRPAPGRSGVDS; the protein is encoded by the coding sequence ATGCCCCCGGAATCCCCGTCGCAAGCCACGGGCCGTCTCGACGACGACGACTACCCCGCGTACACGATGGGGCGAGCCGCGGAGATGATCGGCGCGACACCGGGCTTTCTCAGGGCCATCGGTGAGGCCCGTCTCATCGCGCCTCTGCGTTCCGAGGGGGGCCATCGCAGGTACTCGCGGTACCAGCTGCGCATCGCGGCCCGCGCCCGTGAGCTGGTGGACGGCGGCACGCCGATCGATGCCGCCTGCCGCATCGTCATTCTGGAGGACCAGCTCGAGGAGGCCCTGCGCCTCAACGAGGAGCTGCGGCGGCCCGCGCCGGGCCGGAGCGGCGTCGATTCCTGA
- a CDS encoding SpoIIE family protein phosphatase, translating to MQAEEHADPPRPDVAELAALIGGSPAGVAVLDADLRYVYVNQAFERLNGMPAAAHLGRTADDVLAEVDVRTDVVHRVLGDGRARAVTVGARTRTDPAVVRRSWRISYHRVEEGGRVLGLVGIAQEITSTQDDREELERARSYVALLDSAAASIGTSLDADATCQELAEFVVPVMADIAVVEVLPESGGQGRREPAPGALRVRRAGLAVVPELAEGIARFGGAGADIDYPPDAAVARCMTTGEPVIENLADDVWFARSAPAPERVAAYRAIGLHSVVAVPLTAAGRPLGVLSLVRAGDSPPFTEGLDVVVARTLAGRAAVDVDHAYRYAHEHRVALELQRSLLSDPRVPNRGIEIASLYLPAGEEAVVGGDWFDAIPLNGGRHMKVMGDVMGHGVEAAVAMSNYRSMLRLMAEDDLPPHRVLERLDKAVERSGLDRAATCLIAVVDRREGVCEVASAGHPPPVFIDPGAPRARVARIPVGPPLGTGFGGYSTTVLPCGPGTVLFMYTDGLVERRGEDIDVSIERLGGLTMPTGGRLEDLLDRVVDRYADTAEDDIAVLVSRSRGY from the coding sequence TTGCAGGCCGAAGAGCACGCCGACCCGCCGCGCCCGGACGTGGCGGAGCTGGCCGCGCTGATCGGCGGCAGCCCGGCCGGCGTGGCCGTCCTCGACGCGGATCTCCGCTACGTCTACGTCAACCAGGCATTCGAACGGCTCAACGGCATGCCGGCCGCCGCCCACCTGGGCAGGACGGCGGACGACGTCCTGGCGGAGGTCGACGTCCGGACCGACGTGGTGCACCGGGTGCTGGGCGACGGCAGGGCCCGCGCGGTCACCGTCGGCGCGCGGACCCGGACGGATCCCGCCGTGGTGCGGCGCTCCTGGCGCATCTCCTACCACCGTGTCGAGGAGGGCGGGCGGGTGCTCGGCCTGGTCGGCATCGCCCAGGAGATCACGTCCACCCAGGACGACCGGGAGGAGCTCGAACGGGCGAGGAGCTATGTGGCCCTCCTGGACAGCGCGGCCGCCAGCATCGGTACGAGCCTCGACGCGGATGCCACCTGCCAGGAACTGGCGGAGTTCGTGGTGCCCGTCATGGCCGACATCGCCGTCGTCGAGGTGCTTCCCGAGTCCGGGGGGCAGGGCAGACGTGAGCCGGCGCCCGGGGCGCTGCGCGTGCGGCGCGCGGGGCTGGCGGTCGTCCCCGAGCTGGCCGAGGGCATCGCGCGGTTCGGCGGAGCGGGTGCGGACATCGACTATCCGCCGGACGCCGCGGTGGCCCGGTGCATGACGACCGGCGAACCCGTGATCGAGAACCTGGCCGACGACGTCTGGTTCGCCCGCTCGGCCCCTGCCCCCGAACGCGTCGCCGCCTACCGTGCCATCGGCCTGCACTCGGTGGTCGCCGTGCCGCTCACCGCGGCCGGCCGTCCGCTTGGTGTGCTGAGCCTGGTCCGGGCCGGCGACTCGCCGCCCTTCACCGAGGGCCTCGACGTCGTCGTCGCCCGCACGCTCGCGGGCCGGGCCGCCGTCGACGTGGACCACGCCTACCGCTACGCGCACGAGCACCGCGTCGCCCTGGAGCTCCAGCGCTCCCTGCTCTCCGACCCGCGGGTGCCGAACCGGGGCATCGAGATCGCCTCCCTCTACCTCCCCGCGGGGGAGGAGGCGGTGGTCGGCGGTGACTGGTTCGACGCCATCCCGCTCAACGGCGGACGCCACATGAAGGTGATGGGCGACGTGATGGGCCACGGCGTGGAGGCGGCCGTCGCCATGAGCAACTACCGCTCGATGCTCCGCCTCATGGCGGAGGACGACCTCCCGCCGCACCGCGTCCTGGAGCGCCTCGACAAGGCGGTCGAACGGTCCGGCCTCGACCGGGCCGCGACCTGTCTGATCGCGGTCGTCGACCGGCGGGAGGGGGTCTGCGAGGTGGCCAGCGCCGGCCACCCGCCGCCGGTGTTCATCGATCCCGGGGCACCCCGCGCCCGGGTGGCGCGGATCCCCGTGGGGCCGCCGCTGGGGACGGGCTTCGGCGGGTACAGCACGACGGTGCTGCCGTGCGGACCCGGGACGGTGCTGTTCATGTACACCGACGGCCTGGTGGAGCGCAGGGGCGAGGACATCGACGTGTCGATCGAGCGGCTCGGCGGGCTCACGATGCCGACGGGCGGACGGCTGGAGGACCTGCTCGACCGGGTCGTGGACCGGTACGCGGACACGGCCGAGGACGACATCGCCGTGCTCGTCTCCCGCAGCCGGGGCTACTGA